CATTTACCTTCCACGAACTTAGTCAGGTTGATCTTTCTCAAGCTTATTAAAGCTATGTTCCATTCGTAGGGCAGTCTAGAGTAGTTAAGTTACTCTTCACCTCTatatttttgacattttttctGTTACTCTTGAATATCGTGAAGGTCCTCTTTTATTACACAGTCTGGAGAATCGATTATTCTGTGTTATTAATGAGTATTATCTTTGGGGCAATAAATCTTTGACTGCTATAGAAGAAGTGTTAGAATACTTAAGTTCCTAAAGCACTCTCACCGAAAGAGAATGATCATTGGATTTGCGTGTAGATATTAACTCTTTATCTTCAGTTACTTGCAGAGgcttctaaaaaaatatttggttctTTGACAAGAGAAAATGATGTTATTTATGTGGAAGATGATGATTCTGACGACCTTGGTGCTACTGAGACAAACGCTTGCAATGGTGATATTCCAGAGTGGGCACTGGTACTGGAACCTGTGAGAAAACTTCCAACAAATGTTGGGACTAGAATCAGAAAGTGTGTCTACGAGGCTTTAGAGAGAAATCCACCAGAGTGGGCAAAGAAGATATTGGAGCATTCCATCAGTAAAGAAGTATATAAAGGCAATGCATCCGGACCAACAAAGGTCCGATCTCTGAAACCAATTGGCTTTCCTCCTAAAATACTTGATTTTGAACCGCGTAAACTAAGTATTTCTTGTTTTCTCAAATTCCCTTTTCTGGTTTTTGTTCTTTCGGTGATGTAGTCTCAATCTAGTGATGTATGCTATCTTTTGAAGAAAATTTATTTCGCTCTTACTGTATACAGAAAGCTGTCCTCTCATTGCTAGCGGATGTTCGAGGTGGAGATTTGGTGCAGAGTTCTGTTAAAGGAACCAGAAAGAGGACGTCCATTGGTGTATCTGATGTCATTATGAAGAAATGTCGTGCTGTATTGCGTGGTGTTGCAGCTGCAGACGAGGATAAAGTATTTTGCACTTTACTGGGGCGAAAGTTACTGAATTCCAGTGATAATGATGATGACGGACTCCTGGGATCACCTGCAATGGTTTCACGTTCCCTAGACTTCAGAACTATAGATTTGAGGTTGGCTACTGGTGCATATGACGGATCAACTGAAGCTTTTCTTGAGGATGTTCTTGAGGTGGGATTCTCCCTCTTTTGTCTGATGTTCTGTGCGAATGATGCTTGATTGCTTTTTGTGCGATCTAAGAATTGCTTTTAAAAGTGCTATACATTCATTTTGGGGCATTGCATCTTCGTGCTTTTAGTTTCACACTATTTGTTTAGATGCACGAATGTAAAAGGATTGAAAGAGCCAGCTTTATATTTGGAACATTTTCCCTTCTTTTTCTGTCACAGCAATATGGGTTTAACTTGCTGTTTAACACTAGAGATTTAGCTGCTCAGCTGTTGGATAACGTTTTAGCTATGATTAGAAATCAATCCAGTTGATCTGACAGTACACTAggcttatttttaaattttcattgtgaTGGTATACTCCTagacattgttttgattatGCATGCAGCTTTATCTTCTTTGTTGTTATGGATGACATGCTAATTTTCACTTTCTGATTTGCAGCTATGGAGTTGTATACGTGCTATGTATGCAGATCAGCCTGATTGTTTAGAACTGGTTGAAACATTGTCTGAAAAGTTTAAGTCATTATACGAAGCTGAGGTTTGTCTTTTTCTCCCTTTTCTGCTAAGCTCTGCACATGATATGTTCACTTGTTAGTAGCATCCTGAAGTCAAATGGTCGAGACGGTCCcatcaaacaaattttgttaaGACTTACCTTTTTAAATTTATAGGTCTATGAGATCAAAGTTAGATGCTTTAGAACGTTTTCTCCTGTTGTGTCTTTCATTTTTCAGGAGTTGTAtgcatgttcttttttttttctttgaacatAGTTGCAGTGTCGGGTGCAATTATTTTCTCAAGTTTTAAGTCTTTAATGTTTGATGGTATAGGTTCTACCACTTGTTCAGAAACTTATGGACTACAGAAAATTGGAATGCACTGCAGAgatgaaaaaggaaattaaggACATAGTTGTTTCAATAAATAAGCTTCCAAAGGCCCCGTGGGATGAGGGGGTGTGTAAAATATGTGGTGTTGACAAAGATGATGACAGTGTTCTCTTGTGTGATACATGCGATGCGGGGTATCACACATATTGTTTGAATCCACCTCTTATTAGAATTCCGGATGGAAATTGGTATTGTCCCTCATGTGTAATTGCCAAGCGCATGGCTCAAGATGCGTTGGAATCTTACAAACTAGTCAGACAGCGGAAAGGTAGAAAGTATCAGGGGGAACTTACCCGAGCTTATATGGAACAGACGGCTCACCTGGCAGATGTGATGAAAGAAAAAGACTACTGGGAGTTCAGTGCTGAGGAGGTATTTTTGAACCTTTTCTCCCATTTTTGCTCATTCATTCGAAGTGCCaccttttcattttcattttggagatgaagaccaagattATATTTTCATGTTGTGATCTTTAGCTTGTGTGTTGTGCCAATGATTATATTTGACACTTGCACATGATGTGGATTAAGGTATCTTTGAAAGGAAGAAAGtctttagatatttatttttctaccgTACAGAGTGCTGGTTAGATTGAGTCAAATGAATAAAGAGTagttcgtaaaaattatttttgtagcTCTCTGTGTCTTAAAATTAGTACAAGCCTATAATGCATGTTGCTGTTGGTAACCTGGTTTAATTATTTGGGGGTTTCTGGTGCAGAGAATTCAGCTGCTTAAGTTTCTATGCGATGAACTGCTTAGCTCCTCCCTTGTTCATCAACATCTCGAGCAGTGTGCCGAAGCGATAATTGAAATGCAGCAGAAGTTGCGCTCTCTTACCTCAGAATGGAAAAACACGAAAATACGGCAAGAATTTCTGAGGGCTAAACTCGCAAAGGTTGAACCTAGTATTCTAAAGGAAATGGGCGAACCACAAAATTCAAGTAGCTTTGCAGACCACATTGGATGTAGTCAACAACCACAAGACGGTGTTGTAGACCGGGTTACTCATGATGATGACACTTCCCGTGCTACATTTCTTAACAATAATCACGGAAAAGCTCAGCTTGAGACTGATGCTCAAACCGGAGTGTCACTTGTCACTTCCAGTGAGACCAATATTTCCACCCGAGAAAAAGCTACCTCCCCTGGGAGGCACGAGTTGCCGATAGAAGTAACGGATAATATGTCTTGTGAAAAAGAAGATATTACAGAGACCTTGCGCACATCAGCTGGAAGGAACGATGAAACACAGTGTCTAAAACCCGATGCAGTGGAATTGCAGACAGCTAATGATGCATCTTCTGTGGCTTCCCAAGAATTGCAGGGTTGTCAACGGGATTTGAATGCCGCTAGCAATGAAATAGAGAATCTGCAGCAATCAATAAAAAGCATAGAAGCACAACTTCTAAGGCAATCTATACGAAGAGACTTTCTAGGAAGTGATGCTAGTGGTCGTTTATATTGGGGTTGCAGCTTCCCAGAAGAACATCCTCGTATTTTGGTTGATGGATGCATGTCTTTGCAGAAACCTGTACAAGTTGATCAGACAGGTTCAAAAGTTTCCTCCCCATTTCTCCGTGACATTGACCATGGAAGACTAATGGTTTCACCCTGGACCTGTTATCAAACTGAAGCGGAGATCAGCGAGCTTGTCCTATGGCTTCATGACGACGACCTGAAAGAAAGAGACCTGAGAGAGTCTATTTTGTGCTGGAAAAGGTTACGATTTGGGAATCAGCATACGGAAATAAAACAAGCTCAGAATTCGTCCTCTCCAAAATTGGCTGGGAATCTTGTGACGAAGGCTGCCATGTCAATGGAGAAGAGATATGGTCCATGCATCAAACTAGAGACCGAAACCATAAAAAAACGGGGGAAGAAGACAAAGGTTTCAGAGCAAGAGAAACTGTGTAGATGCGAATGCTTGGAATCCATTTTGCCATCTATGATTCACTGCCTCATATGCCACAAAACATTTGCGAGTGATGATGAATTTGAGGAGCACGCCGAGAGTAAGTGTATTCCTTATTCATTAGCAACTGAAGAAGGCAAGGAAATTTATGATTCTTCGAAAGCAAAAGAGAGCCGGAAACCTGATCATCTTAGTTTAAAGTCTAACGCTGGCAAAGAAGTAGCTGAAACATCCAATGTTTCTGAACTTGATTGTGGGTTGATAAGATATCAGGGAGAAGAATCTATTTCCCCATACCATTTTGAGGAGATCTGTTCTAAGTTTGTGACAAAGGATTCTAACAGAGATTTGGTTAAAGAGATTGGTCTGATCGGTTCAAATGGAATTCCAACATTTCTTCCGTTGCCATCTACTCATCTTAACGACTCAATGCTCATATCTGCCACTTCCAGCAAGCTAGATGGTGGTGATTCAGGGGGTCAGGTAATTTTTACTGGTTCTGAAGCCAATGGGGAAGACTTGAATTCTGAATCTAGCATGTGTGTCGATAGATTTGTCATAAATGGTATTGGCGGTCCGCTGAATAAACCGAGTGGAGTGGATTTTGGCCTCTCAGAGCAAAAGAACGAGAAAGCTTCAGGTAGTAGGTTAAAAGGCTACTGTGTGGTTCCACAGGCTTCGTTGAAACGCATTACCGGCAAAGCTTTGCCGGTTTTCAGGTTCCTTAAAACCATATTGCTTGATATGGATGTGGCACTACCTGAAGAAGCTTTAAGACCATCGAAATCACATCCAGACCGTAGACGAGCTTGGCGTGCATTTGTTAAATCCGCACAAAGCATTTTCGAggtttatttcttatatacatACCTCTTTCACCTCTCTATCTAATACAGCACAAGCTGGAATTTCTAATGTCTAAAGCCTTTGATGTTCTGTTTCAGCTGGTTCAGGCAGCAATTGTGGTAGAAGACATGATTAAGACAGAGTACTTAAAAAATGAATGGTGGTACTGGTCTTCTCTTTCAGCGGCTGCTAAAATCTCGACTCTATCTGCGTTATCCGTCCGTCTCTTCTCCCTGGATGCAGCTATTATGTACGACAAAAGCGTAACTCAATCAGATCCGATGGATGAGACAAATCCCTTACCGGAGCAAAAGTCACAAGCTGCACAAGAAAGGAGCAGCAGAGCAAACAGATCTGGTAAGAAGAGGAAAGAACCAGAGGGATCATAACAGTTTACTTCACAAGTAGAAAAGCTTCAGCGCGCAAGAACATGAAAAGAAGTGTGGGCATCTGGAAGCGGACCTGTAACTACCCACCTGGATGTTGAGAAATGGTTTGGTGGTACGTCAAAGAAAAGTCCGGTTTAGATATTTCTTGGAATGGAACAGCAGCTGAAGGTGGTTTAACAGGTAGGAGAGAATTGTGTACGCATATGTAGAAGACTAACTAATGTGGATGGAATATAAATTTAGTATTAAAGCCGCTCCTTAGAGATTAACTGATGGTAGAACGCAAATTTCGATTCTTTATAAAATCTATCTCTCTCAGACATTATAAAATTGTGAGAGGGCTTCAATCTTCCTCTTGGTAGTGGTTCCAATAGGGTACAGAAGCCGGTGAGTTTATAGAATCATCCgactattttcataaatttagaaaatagaCTGGATCCTGAGTTTATAggaaacacatatatatatatatatataatatatataactgatAAAATACCGTGGAATTGCGGAATTACTCCACAAATTATGCAGGGTTAAGTGACTGTACTTGAAAAACAAACGCACATAGACACaaacattataaaatatacGGATTGCTTTATAACTTTCAAGTCCAGCCCCAGAATCCAAATGATTCACCTTGCACAAAGACGTCAGCGAAACAGCCAGTGTCATTACCACTGCCGTTGTTATGTTCCTCCGCCGAGTGGTGGATGGGTACAATGGTTGGGAAGTAAGAGTCGCAGCTGTCTCTTAGTTGATGAGGTGCGTCTTCGTCTAGTACCGCACTCCCTGAACTTAACCGATCCTCTGTTTTGATTGCCGGTTCGAACCGGTTCATGTTCACCGGATCGAGCTGGTTTGATTCGGGTACTTGATAAGGAGCTGTCTCTGCTTTGGCTTGGACCTTGCCGGCTAGGGAAGTCACCTGTGGAGAAAAcgtaaagaaagaaaaagattcttacaacttaaaaaaaaaaaaatcacaatagtCAACACAAGCAACCTCCCTcccataagaagaagaagatattaaaAGTTAAATTCGTTGATTGATTTGATTCCAGATGTTGTGTCTTTTTTAGTTAATACTATTATTATGCTCTTTCTGATTGtatgtgaaaataaaaaaaaaaaaagaaagaaagaggaaAAGCATATATATCTTTTGCACTTGATGCTTTTCTACTTTGGACCAATAAAGGCATAGGACATATATAGATTCACCAATCAATCATATGTAAATCTAAACTTAATTGGAAATTAAAAGGGTAACTTATAATAAGACCTGGGATCTGAGGAGATGGTTGTCCTTGAGGATGGAGTCGTAGTTAGAGAGGAGCTGGTCGTAAGAGGACTTGAGGAGATTGAAGTCTCTCTCGAGCTGCTTGGTTTTCCAACGAGCGCGGCGGTTTTGAAACCAGACGGAGACTTGCCTGGGCTGAAGACCAAGCTTGTTGGCAAGCTGAGTCTTGCGCTCTGGCTCCAGCTTGTTCTCCTTCTCGAAGCTCTTCTCCAGCAGATGCACCTGTTCATGAGTAAGGCGACGCTTTTTGTCGGGTGTGTGATCGTCGTAGTAGTCGACGTCGACGTCGTCGTAGAGGAGATCATCGGGGGAGCAAAAGAAGGGTCTTCTCTTTGATGATGATTCCTCCATGTTCATCATCGATCCTGCTCAGAGACAAAAAGTTATATAACTTCACATAAAAACCAAAAGTCAAAGTTGCAGAAAACAGAGAAGTGACCTTGGACCACGGGATTGAGATTACCGAGGAAGAACATGTTGCCATGAGAAGTAGACGGATTGAAGAAAAACTTATTGGATTCCATCGATTCGATTTACCAGCAGAAAAAAAAGGAACTtaaagaaacagagagagagaggattgggttgcaagaaagagagagagagagagagagagatggaaacAAAAGGCGGATTAGAAGATCATGATCTTATGGCGGAAGAAGCTTGTACTCCACAGTAGTCTTGCCGGAGACTTCAACTGACACATGCAAAATCCCATCATCAACCGCAATACCCCCTCCTGAACCAGAGAGAACCACGATCGATCTATACAAAATAAAAGACGaagactttttttcttttctttttttttttttacgattttcCCCTTAGCCTTTGGCTTTGCTCTAAATCTCACAGCTTCAAGAAGCGCGCTCTTTTTATACCACAATATGCGTCCTTCTTAAATTACTCTACTACCCTCTTTGATAACCAGAGCACTATATATGTATTCACTGCGGGGCGTTTATGGTAAAGTTCAGTGTCATTGGATCTTTTATCATTTTCAAGTGGACTTTCTTAGCTTTTATGGGGTCCACTTTCTTTAGCGTAGTGGACTCCGCAACACATACATCTTCACCCTTGGATCTGAATAATATACATCTTTGTagctatttataaattatacacttttcttttattatattcAGCTGTGGCCTCTGGTGGTTCGGCCAGACTGTGTGTGCATGCTCCACGGTCGGGTCAGTGTCGTATCTGCGCTTCATCCGCGTACATCTAACGGTACTCATCTTCCTGTGGCTTTTTATTCATTCACCGCCTTGTCACAGTATCATCCCTCCCTTATAAAATTCAGTAGTTAATCGTATTCACGTCACtcctgttttttttatttataatttgtttctaATCTTTCTGACCTTTTCTGTGTATTACTTTTCAATATTTAGCTAACTCATTCATACTTATATTACAGTTAAGGTTAAGCAATAAGCATTGCAGTTAATTTTGTATACCGCGTCAAGTCATGTTAAGGTTCAAAATGAAGTTACGACGTAAAAGAAAAGGTAGGCAACAGTCAATATTTTGGCGCAGaggtgggcgttcggataccaGTTCGGATTCAGATCGGGTATTTTgaattttcgggtatttcggtatagaggtataGAACCTGTTCGGGTATTTATGTACTTCagatcgggttcagatatttttagttcggattcggttattttggatcgggttcggatatttagattttgaagaaaaaaattaaaaatttttatttttcaaatttcttgtatttaaaaatataactttcacttaactaattttttatttttaatagattgaatggttaatagatttggacgtaacatttttaaactaaaaagacattaatttggttattgtttttaaattttggatgtaactttttgttaattcttgaaataaaaagtttgacatgcattttaagtgagtaacaaatcattttctccgtaattctatgtatatcatatgaacttaaagtatgtgtagtatcaatataaatattttatataaaatgagagatgtaaactagaaatatatggttaattatacatatgttcggttatcttcggatattcattcgggttcggatattatctgtttgggttcggatatccaatctctcctaatttaatatccgttcggatattttgctacttcgattcggatttcggttcggatttttcgAATCGGATTCGGATGcggcttcggatatcgggtaaagtccCCACCCTATTTTGGCGACTCTCGATTTCATGGCACCttacgaaaaagaaaaaaaacaggcTAGGTGCAATGGACCATGCcattattttaaactaaatataGGATCTCGCTTTTATCTAACAAATACATTTTAGCCTATTACGTAGGGGAATTTTCGCAAATggcaatttttaaaatttttatcaccaaaatactctttaaaaatgacaaaatagttttttttattttaaaatttttgtttttaaaaaaatttcaaacattaTCCTCAAAACCTCATCTTTTAACTATAAACCATAAGTCTATATCAACTAACCTTAggatataagtatatattagtttattttttaataaaaaaatttagttttttttttttgaaaattatttttatgaaaataaactaaaaggtGATATCATAGGAAATTCTTTTATTACATAACACGAGTCCctcttttgttttctataatttCTTTCGTTTGTTTCGAAGATTCTcctcgttaaaaaaaaaaaaactattccgGGGTCTTGTTTCCAATGATGTAACGTACCATGCGTGATGGTTTATATTTGAcacttaaactttttttttttttttgtcatctgttaGATTAATATTGAAACTTATGTACATTAATTTAAtattcctccttcattttcaTTCATTTCTTCTTGACTCTTCACCTTCCCAAAATGCAAAATGCTCTCTCTGTATGAATATGCTTGTATGACgttattaatatatacatgGTTGCATACATATactcatatatatacatataaatattattaaaaatgatgTACAAATGGGAAATAACCCTCACTTAATctatatatttacaatttttgcCACTGGTTTTAAAAATACACATTCATctcatatattaaaacataagtcacaatcttgattcatgtgtgatttttttttaaaatggacttAATGAACTTATTCctagaaaatcatgttacatttaatatttaatcttatcatttaaattttgggtctaccagAAATTCTTATTGGGCTattaataattgaatttaaacaatagattatccattggatttatagatagtataaattaattagatataatttaatgttataatactatatctctatatgctaaatatctaaatatttgtcgatgttaacttttaaaattataaagatattttttaaataacaaaaatcatattatctaacaatgattaatctttactactttaaaccaattcaaacaaattttaaactatatagtttattttaaaaattaaacaaaaactaaatgtttaattatttactcgttaatataaatctatgaaatgaaaagtttaattttttaaaaactttctaaatttgtgaaatattacaatatctttgaatatgacaataaaacaatattttactaatttttatatatatagttacgattttaataatgaaataataatccgaaaatatatatatagaagaaaatacacatacatgtgaaagtttgaaacaatctattcaatgaaaaaaatatacagtaaacttattatgttttaaaaattgatagacatatatatattataatatataccaatttagaattgaaaacaacatatttatataaaaataaataaaaacaaaaatccgcgcaACCTAGTAATATCTTATAAATGCGATTTGCTTTCCCTTGTTATGGTTAGAAATTCCATATATAGCCGGTATTGACTCCTTCAATGTggatttatatttacatttttttaaaaatcttcagGGTATCCCAGATCCATGAAAAAAGATACATGGGAAAATTAATATGATTAGTTACTATATAATCTCGTTCCATGTGTTAGTCAGTTGGATATCAATTAATGGACATTACCGATAAAGAAATATCTTCCCGCACCCAAAAAGGGAACAACCTTAGCTTTAAAAGATAACGAATTTGCCAATCTATGAAGAATTGGGTTTCTCACTTCTCCTCAAAAGATAACAGTCTTACAACAACACATCAAAACAAGCTATATAATGGGCATAATCGTATTCAGTATAGTGTTAGTTATTCAGActcttataatatatatatatatgctttaatATAATTACGTTTCTTTTTCATAATCTCAAAAATCCTACAGATTCGATCGTTTCGATAGTTTAGTAGTATGTTGCGgatttggttgtttattttaaatagtgCATGCATGTGAGCTTGTCTATATAGGTCCATCTATCACATAATCTAACCTGTTATTCCTAAGGTTGTAAAAATGACAAGAAAACTACGTGCACATTTCAGTTTCGGGTACAACAGTTCGCGTTTTACATTtcagttttttgttgttgtgattGTAGCTTGTACTACTGTTGTGTTGTTCTTCTCCGCTACTTGTATTCTTCAGTAACTTctgt
This region of Brassica napus cultivar Da-Ae chromosome C5, Da-Ae, whole genome shotgun sequence genomic DNA includes:
- the LOC125574898 gene encoding methyl-CpG-binding domain-containing protein 9-like isoform X2 — its product is MELTDSSKHQLGASTTAALDEEDHHPSFLGIDLNEIPTGAGCTSVHHDDGDYEPVEVVRSIHDNPDPAPGAPADVPGPDRDAACGACGGPESVELVAVCDACERGFHLCCVNDGVEAAPSADWMCRECVTGGERSKLWPLGVKSKLILDMNASPPSDAEGYGGEDTSDSRPCKLLLGHVLLCFFFSRKHMLASSSCMDNSLEYSMTHSSSFKPGRGHATLEASGMMSRNIKMSVDALDSPSLRFGFPLSLSNSSFPIRFPSVDPSELLLHNLRHFISERHGVLEDGWHVEFKQPLNDYHLCAVYCAPNGNTFSSIQDVACYLGLAVNDNYSCMDAEIRNGTSLLQEKLHMSKRRKTSRWPNNGFPEQKGSSRTAQRRRFPFCGQTRTTFDVSPGTLFQAGESLSSENNGCGSEEANKGLPMQFGDFFVLSLGRIDTRQSYHNVNMIYPIGYKSCWHDKITGSLFTCEVSDGSSGLVFKITRSPCSKSFIPIGSLVLSCPKIDEMVEQNIDNRSNRRDSPQEHDEDTVEILLSDLSPPLEDDILSCLREKNLSKTLKCLRSEVGSSQVDFHKTSSYNQESEVDIGDIVVEEDSLSVAWKKVSQKLVDACSNVLKHKGTMNFRCKHVDRETREINWDMINEKDSVVLYLSRFCCSLAPRIAICGEKDNSEIATLVSALSTWLDQSRFGLDADFVQELIERMPGAESCSNYSFLKSRISSVTVAEGALVVEPKGGKNIMGEVFGEIPRKAKRPKLNGGHGFRNPHPPPGRPMCLRLPPGRAGDFLQLSEVFWRFREILGLGESFLPEKLEKELVNPVFDGLLLDKSGKEANRSEVNLSDKDCTVTEIFSVFDDSQPFSSENTSASVLKETKVGDYTELNISYSSRWPCLGALLTRTHISVLQVLICELQSKVATFVDPNFDSGDSRSRRGRKKDDSTLSDKRNKLHMLPVNELTWPELARRYILSLLSMDGNHESAEIAARESGKVFRCLQGDGGLLCGSLTGVAGMEADSMLLAEASKKIFGSLTRENDVIYVEDDDSDDLGATETNACNGDIPEWALVLEPVRKLPTNVGTRIRKCVYEALERNPPEWAKKILEHSISKEVYKGNASGPTKKAVLSLLADVRGGDLVQSSVKGTRKRTSIGVSDVIMKKCRAVLRGVAAADEDKVFCTLLGRKLLNSSDNDDDGLLGSPAMVSRSLDFRTIDLRLATGAYDGSTEAFLEDVLELWSCIRAMYADQPDCLELVETLSEKFKSLYEAEVLPLVQKLMDYRKLECTAEMKKEIKDIVVSINKLPKAPWDEGVCKICGVDKDDDSVLLCDTCDAGYHTYCLNPPLIRIPDGNWYCPSCVIAKRMAQDALESYKLVRQRKGRKYQGELTRAYMEQTAHLADVMKEKDYWEFSAEERIQLLKFLCDELLSSSLVHQHLEQCAEAIIEMQQKLRSLTSEWKNTKIRQEFLRAKLAKVEPSILKEMGEPQNSSSFADHIGCSQQPQDGVVDRVTHDDDTSRATFLNNNHGKAQLETDAQTGVSLVTSSETNISTREKATSPGRHELPIEVTDNMSCEKEDITETLRTSAGRNDETQCLKPDAVELQTANDASSVASQELQGCQRDLNAASNEIENLQQSIKSIEAQLLRQSIRRDFLGSDASGRLYWGCSFPEEHPRILVDGCMSLQKPVQVDQTGSKVSSPFLRDIDHGRLMVSPWTCYQTEAEISELVLWLHDDDLKERDLRESILCWKRLRFGNQHTEIKQAQNSSSPKLAGNLVTKAAMSMEKRYGPCIKLETETIKKRGKKTKVSEQEKLCRCECLESILPSMIHCLICHKTFASDDEFEEHAESKCIPYSLATEEGKEIYDSSKAKESRKPDHLSLKSNAGKEVAETSNVSELDCGLIRYQGEESISPYHFEEICSKFVTKDSNRDLVKEIGLIGSNGIPTFLPLPSTHLNDSMLISATSSKLDGGDSGGQVIFTGSEANGEDLNSESSMCVDRFVINGIGGPLNKPSGVDFGLSEQKNEKASGSRLKGYCVVPQASLKRITGKALPVFRFLKTILLDMDVALPEEALRPSKSHPDRRRAWRAFVKSAQSIFEAAIVVEDMIKTEYLKNEWWYWSSLSAAAKISTLSALSVRLFSLDAAIMYDKSVTQSDPMDETNPLPEQKSQAAQERSSRANRSGKKRKEPEGS
- the LOC125574898 gene encoding methyl-CpG-binding domain-containing protein 9-like isoform X1: MELTDSSKHQLGASTTAALDEEDHHPSFLGIDLNEIPTGAGCTSVHHDDGDYEPVEVVRSIHDNPDPAPGAPADVPGPDRDAACGACGGPESVELVAVCDACERGFHLCCVNDGVEAAPSADWMCRECVTGGERSKLWPLGVKSKLILDMNASPPSDAEGYGGEDTSDSRPCKLLLGHVLLCFFFSRKHMLASSSCMDNSLEYSMTHSSSFKPGRGHATLEASGMMSRNIKMSVDALDSPSLRFGFPLSLSNSSFPIRFPSVDPSELLLHNLRHFISERHGVLEDGWHVEFKQPLNDYHLCAVYCAPNGNTFSSIQDVACYLGLAVNDNYSCMDAEIRNGTSLLQEKLHMSKRRKTSRWPNNGFPEQKGSSRTAQRRRFPFCGQTRTTFDVSPGTLFQAGESLSSENNGCGSEEANKGLPMQFGDFFVLSLGRIDTRQSYHNVNMIYPIGYKSCWHDKITGSLFTCEVSDGSSGLVFKITRSPCSKSFIPIGSLVLSCPKIDEMVEQNIDNRSNRRDSPQEHDEDTVEILLSDLSPPLEDDILSCLREKNLSKTLKCLRSEVGSSQVDFHKTSSYNQESEVDIGDIVVEEDSLSVAWKKVSQKLVDACSNVLKHKGTMNFRCKHVDRETREINWDMINEKDSVVLYLSRFCCSLAPRIAICGEKDNSEIATLVSALSTWLDQSRFGLDADFVQELIERMPGAESCSNYSFLKSRISSVTVAEGALVVEPKGGKNIMGEVFGEIPRKAKRPKLNGGHGFRNPHPPPGRPMCLRLPPGRAGDFLQLSEVFWRFREILGLGESFLPEKLEKELVNPVFDGLLLDKSGKEANRSEVNLSDKDCTVTEIFSVFDDSQPFSSENTSASVLKETKVGDYTELNISYSSRWPCLGALLTRTHISVLQVLICELQSKVATFVDPNFDSGDSRSRRGRKKDDSTLSDKRNKLHMLPVNELTWPELARRYILSLLSMDGNHESAEIAARESGKVFRCLQGDGGLLCGSLTGVAGMEADSMLLAEASKKIFGSLTRENDVIYVEDDDSDDLGATETNACNGDIPEWALVLEPVRKLPTNVGTRIRKCVYEALERNPPEWAKKILEHSISKEVYKGNASGPTKKAVLSLLADVRGGDLVQSSVKGTRKRTSIGVSDVIMKKCRAVLRGVAAADEDKVFCTLLGRKLLNSSDNDDDGLLGSPAMVSRSLDFRTIDLRLATGAYDGSTEAFLEDVLELWSCIRAMYADQPDCLELVETLSEKFKSLYEAEVLPLVQKLMDYRKLECTAEMKKEIKDIVVSINKLPKAPWDEGVCKICGVDKDDDSVLLCDTCDAGYHTYCLNPPLIRIPDGNWYCPSCVIAKRMAQDALESYKLVRQRKGRKYQGELTRAYMEQTAHLADVMKEKDYWEFSAEERIQLLKFLCDELLSSSLVHQHLEQCAEAIIEMQQKLRSLTSEWKNTKIRQEFLRAKLAKVEPSILKEMGEPQNSSSFADHIGCSQQPQDGVVDRVTHDDDTSRATFLNNNHGKAQLETDAQTGVSLVTSSETNISTREKATSPGRHELPIEVTDNMSCEKEDITETLRTSAGRNDETQCLKPDAVELQTANDASSVASQELQGCQRDLNAASNEIENLQQSIKSIEAQLLRQSIRRDFLGSDASGRLYWGCSFPEEHPRILVDGCMSLQKPVQVDQTGSKVSSPFLRDIDHGRLMVSPWTCYQTEAEISELVLWLHDDDLKERDLRESILCWKRLRFGNQHTEIKQAQNSSSPKLAGNLVTKAAMSMEKRYGPCIKLETETIKKRGKKTKVSEQEKLCRCECLESILPSMIHCLICHKTFASDDEFEEHAESKCIPYSLATEEGKEIYDSSKAKESRKPDHLSLKSNAGKEVAETSNVSELDCGLIRYQGEESISPYHFEEICSKFVTKDSNRDLVKEIGLIGSNGIPTFLPLPSTHLNDSMLISATSSKLDGGDSGGQVIFTGSEANGEDLNSESSMCVDRFVINGIGGPLNKPSGVDFGLSEQKNEKASGSRLKGYCVVPQASLKRITGKALPVFRFLKTILLDMDVALPEEALRPSKSHPDRRRAWRAFVKSAQSIFELVQAAIVVEDMIKTEYLKNEWWYWSSLSAAAKISTLSALSVRLFSLDAAIMYDKSVTQSDPMDETNPLPEQKSQAAQERSSRANRSGKKRKEPEGS